The Coregonus clupeaformis isolate EN_2021a chromosome 20, ASM2061545v1, whole genome shotgun sequence genome contains a region encoding:
- the LOC121532957 gene encoding uncharacterized protein C1orf87 has protein sequence MKEPPDKQNSIVARSHRQAEAEGGVGSALQAALNKAPTRLCVTAPSGDRSLSYIHQRNPAVTRTELRAGTAARASEEEKPTSSYRDLPEEEQEDCLSLAISEQLADWQASSPLRTIQEEVVALDPALKGTISQSQITQAFLRHEVPLKLPTFRQLLLTFCDADHPDQVGLKLNITKEFI, from the exons ATGAAGGAACCACCAGACAAACAGAACTCTATAGTGGCCAGATCACACAGACAAGCTGAGGCTGAGGGGGGTGTGGGGTCAGCTCTTCAGGCTGCGCTCAACAAG GCCCCAACCAGACTGTGTGTGACAGCTCCCTCTGGTGACCGTTCCCTGTCCTACATCCATCAGAGGAACCCAGCTGTCACAAGAACTGAACTCAGAGCAGGAACAGCAGCAAGGGCATCTGAGGAGGAGAAG CCCACATCCTCATACAGAGATCTACCAGAGGAAGAACAGGAAGACTGTCTCTCATTGGCCATCAGTGAGCAGCTGGCTGACTGGCAGGCTTCTTCACCCCTGAGGACCATTCAGGAGGAAGTTGTTGCACTTGACCCTGCCCTCAAAGGGACCATCAGCCAATCACAGATCACTCAGGCGTTTCTAAGACACGAGGTTCCACTGAAGTTACCAACATTCCGTCAGCTCCTCCTAACGTTCTGTGATGCTGACCACCCAGATCAGGTAGGGTTGAAATTAAACATCACAAAGGAGTTTATTTAA